A window from Sphingobacterium hotanense encodes these proteins:
- a CDS encoding sensor histidine kinase: MKGDFKRAFEYSKKENQAYKEANEIIQKTEIAELTARYDAEKKDEAIQSLQTNNELSDKLILQQRWTFSISIALLALLGFFLFNSYKQKLFKAQHDKLLLENKQLLLEQKNRQNQLNPHFIYNSIANLQGLISTNQKQEANQYLITLTRVIRDMLELNRKDFIPLEKEIRSLQNYVNLQQMRFSHSFDFKVESVDLDLDNILIPPMLIQPFVENAIEHGLMNLDRKGCLQVKFYQNEATLHIEITDNGKGATEESVKSFEKESLSHVITQERIELLYGNDTKTAGLKTFPNFRADGSGYKVEIYIPLTLFFD, encoded by the coding sequence ATGAAAGGTGATTTTAAGCGAGCATTCGAATACAGCAAAAAAGAAAATCAGGCTTACAAAGAAGCCAACGAAATTATTCAGAAGACTGAAATTGCGGAACTGACTGCCCGTTATGATGCGGAAAAGAAAGACGAAGCCATACAATCGCTTCAAACCAACAATGAATTGAGCGATAAATTAATTCTACAGCAGCGCTGGACCTTCAGTATATCAATCGCCTTGCTCGCCTTGTTAGGCTTCTTTTTGTTCAATTCTTACAAACAGAAGCTCTTTAAAGCACAGCATGATAAATTGCTGTTAGAAAATAAACAGCTTCTTTTAGAGCAAAAGAATAGACAGAATCAATTAAATCCTCATTTTATATATAACTCCATCGCCAACCTACAAGGGCTCATCAGTACCAATCAAAAGCAGGAAGCCAATCAATATTTGATCACATTGACGAGAGTAATCAGAGATATGCTCGAGCTGAATAGAAAGGACTTTATCCCTTTAGAAAAGGAAATCAGAAGTTTACAGAACTACGTCAATCTGCAGCAGATGCGCTTTAGTCATTCCTTCGATTTCAAAGTAGAATCGGTTGATTTAGATCTTGACAATATCCTTATTCCACCGATGCTAATTCAGCCATTTGTTGAAAATGCAATTGAACATGGGTTAATGAATCTCGATCGCAAGGGATGTTTACAGGTAAAGTTCTATCAGAATGAAGCAACCTTACATATCGAGATTACCGACAACGGAAAAGGGGCGACGGAAGAATCTGTCAAAAGTTTTGAAAAAGAATCTCTTTCCCATGTAATTACGCAGGAACGCATAGAATTGCTTTATGGAAACGATACTAAGACCGCAGGACTAAAGACTTTCCCAAATTTTAGAGCCGATGGCTCAGGGTATAAAGTCGAAATATACATACCACTAACTTTATTTTTTGATTAA
- a CDS encoding LytR/AlgR family response regulator transcription factor, whose product MLKIYILEDEENILRYIRTILDEIPYVAVVGSAASIKKAQIEIPRELPDLILSDIQLKDGISLELLANLNLDTHIIFITAFNQYAMEALNLGAIGYLTKPIDPNLLVEKIEQCYKKTSEFKFNQLQLKIAENHLKHPSIPKKIALRTFEFTQIVNVEDILYCYSDKGYTTFNLKDGVNLMVSKVIKHFEAMLPPEQFIRCHQSYLINSHFIHKYYKDGQLEMRDGKKIPVSNRKREAIMQFIERLT is encoded by the coding sequence ATGCTGAAGATCTATATACTTGAAGATGAGGAAAACATACTTCGCTACATCCGTACTATTCTTGACGAAATTCCATATGTCGCTGTAGTGGGATCCGCAGCTTCTATTAAAAAGGCGCAAATAGAAATCCCTCGGGAATTACCCGACCTTATTCTCTCGGATATTCAACTGAAAGATGGAATCAGTTTGGAATTGCTCGCAAATCTAAATCTAGACACACATATTATCTTCATCACAGCATTCAATCAATATGCGATGGAGGCCTTGAACCTCGGCGCTATAGGCTACCTAACAAAGCCGATAGACCCAAATCTCCTTGTCGAGAAGATCGAGCAGTGCTATAAAAAAACATCGGAATTTAAATTCAATCAGCTACAGCTTAAGATTGCTGAAAATCATCTGAAGCATCCGTCTATACCCAAAAAGATTGCCCTACGGACCTTTGAATTTACGCAGATCGTGAATGTGGAAGACATTCTGTATTGTTATAGCGATAAGGGCTATACCACCTTCAACCTCAAAGATGGTGTAAACTTGATGGTGTCTAAGGTAATAAAGCATTTTGAAGCGATGTTGCCACCAGAACAATTTATCCGTTGTCATCAATCCTATCTAATCAATTCGCACTTTATTCATAAATACTATAAAGACGGACAATTGGAAATGAGAGATGGAAAAAAAATCCCTGTCTCTAATAGAAAACGAGAAGCGATCATGCAGTTTATTGAAAGACTTACCTAA
- a CDS encoding transposase gives MKKDRITLGVDVSKKTLDICHWGTHDFIKIENNSSGFKQLAKWMRGKGFVSSQVFFIMEYTGGYEYRFLQYCESKGLSYTRKSGLEIKKSMGMVRGKSDKQDSFRIAQYGEEKAYMLEPSGKLNSTIFDLKQLISFRKRLVREMAGYKASSSERKAMYGKDAGKVILKVSKTMIDVYKKEIYRVEREILQLIESDESLNRNYQILKSVKGIGPVNAWMTIVYTENFKAFTDPRKYAVYAGVIPFEHTSGTSIRGRKRVSHMANKAIKQELNQAAKIAITHDKTLREYAQRNLTTKAYPLVLNNVKFKLILIMFSLIGRQEMYREDYHYAA, from the coding sequence ATGAAAAAAGATCGTATTACCTTAGGTGTCGACGTTTCTAAGAAGACATTGGACATCTGCCATTGGGGCACACATGATTTCATTAAGATCGAGAACAACAGTTCGGGATTTAAGCAATTGGCAAAGTGGATGCGAGGGAAAGGTTTTGTATCAAGCCAAGTCTTCTTTATCATGGAATATACTGGTGGATATGAATATAGATTCCTGCAGTATTGCGAGTCAAAAGGTCTTTCGTATACACGCAAATCTGGTCTAGAGATCAAGAAGTCGATGGGCATGGTCCGTGGCAAGAGCGATAAGCAAGACTCCTTTAGGATTGCCCAGTATGGGGAAGAAAAGGCTTATATGCTCGAACCAAGCGGTAAATTGAATTCTACAATATTTGATCTTAAGCAGCTGATCTCCTTTCGTAAACGTCTAGTGAGAGAGATGGCCGGTTACAAAGCGAGCAGCTCTGAGCGCAAGGCGATGTACGGGAAAGACGCAGGGAAGGTGATCCTGAAGGTCAGTAAAACAATGATAGATGTTTATAAGAAAGAGATCTACAGAGTAGAACGAGAAATCTTACAGCTCATCGAAAGCGATGAATCGCTCAACAGGAACTATCAGATCCTCAAAAGCGTCAAAGGGATAGGCCCGGTCAATGCCTGGATGACGATCGTTTATACGGAGAATTTCAAGGCTTTTACCGATCCCCGAAAATACGCTGTCTATGCCGGTGTGATACCATTTGAGCACACTTCTGGGACCAGTATTCGCGGTCGAAAGCGAGTCTCGCATATGGCCAACAAGGCCATAAAGCAGGAGTTGAACCAAGCGGCAAAGATTGCCATTACACATGACAAGACGCTCCGAGAATATGCGCAACGGAACCTCACAACCAAAGCTTACCCGTTGGTCTTGAACAATGTGAAATTCAAGCTGATTTTGATCATGTTTTCCTTGATCGGACGACAGGAGATGTATCGGGAAGATTATCATTATGCAGCGTGA
- the gwsG gene encoding grasp-with-spasm system ATP-grasp peptide maturase, whose translation MSKVLILSQASFETSTDYLCKWLGYYATPYKRLNGEDLFMINSLSELPQNDDYAVVWYRRRIHKFPNVGYSFREEHFENDRTLRDFLNTEFRALFFYILEKIDLNKWVNNPFVFNRINKLHVLQAAEEQGILIPKTEVMTSKTALVGFLATYKKLILKPLSEVIFLQDEGDMHFNMLSKVIDEKTLKYVPQQFFPSLVQQAIEKKMEIRAFYLYGRFYSMAIYSQNNKNTKTDFRNYDHQRPNRTVPYKLPQGLERKLDALMKGLGFNTGSIDLILTPEGDYVFLEINPEGQFGMVSHPCNYFLEREMALIFKEKISNEA comes from the coding sequence ATGAGCAAAGTATTAATCTTAAGCCAGGCTAGTTTTGAGACCTCTACAGACTACCTCTGTAAGTGGTTAGGGTATTATGCTACTCCGTATAAACGCTTAAATGGAGAGGATCTGTTTATGATAAACAGTTTATCCGAATTGCCGCAAAATGATGACTATGCCGTGGTATGGTATAGACGACGTATTCATAAGTTCCCGAATGTCGGATATAGTTTCAGAGAAGAGCATTTTGAGAACGATAGAACGCTTCGTGACTTCCTAAACACGGAATTTAGAGCCTTATTCTTCTATATTCTTGAGAAGATCGACCTGAATAAATGGGTGAACAATCCCTTTGTATTCAATAGGATTAATAAGCTACATGTATTGCAGGCTGCTGAAGAACAGGGTATTCTGATTCCAAAGACGGAGGTGATGACCAGCAAGACTGCTCTCGTGGGGTTTCTTGCTACCTACAAGAAGCTTATTCTTAAACCACTCAGCGAAGTGATTTTCTTACAAGATGAGGGGGATATGCACTTCAATATGTTGTCGAAGGTTATCGATGAGAAGACGTTGAAATATGTTCCTCAGCAATTCTTTCCATCTTTAGTACAGCAAGCGATTGAAAAGAAGATGGAGATCAGGGCATTCTACCTTTATGGTCGATTCTATTCGATGGCAATCTATTCGCAAAATAATAAAAACACCAAAACCGATTTCCGTAACTACGATCATCAACGCCCAAATAGAACAGTTCCTTATAAATTACCGCAAGGGTTAGAGCGCAAGCTGGATGCCCTGATGAAAGGCTTAGGATTCAATACAGGCTCGATCGACCTTATTCTTACGCCGGAAGGCGATTACGTTTTCTTAGAGATTAATCCAGAAGGTCAATTTGGTATGGTTTCTCATCCTTGTAATTACTTTTTAGAACGAGAAATGGCATTAATATTTAAAGAGAAGATTTCCAATGAAGCATAG
- the gwsS gene encoding grasp-with-spasm system SPASM domain peptide maturase, which produces MRYLNIFANCKLVKGASMSLLCDLQLRKYYQIPNDMAEVLVFLADHSVEEAIETFGVENKGTIQSYINFVLKMDMGLLDDNIIKELVPLSLEWDAFSEITNVILEFKPGTSYDVAFIQDLLSLNLSAVELRSYEPIPFSETVQLLSLFKYSKILSIKLITAWSKEYSEKRIKDLMETDYRLNTVVLHGAPKTKQVKLFRDSASIVYSQSSLNSNLQCGVIQPSYFSTSIELFSESQLHNTCLNRKLSIDKDGFIKNCPSMKENYGHFLDTSLADILADPGFRKDWFINKDSIEVCKDCEFRHVCTDCRAFTERTHVDKDGRDRSKPLKCGYDPYNNSWEDWSQNPLKQDAISFYQMEDLIDKA; this is translated from the coding sequence ATGCGCTATCTGAATATCTTCGCAAATTGTAAGCTTGTCAAAGGGGCTAGCATGTCGCTGCTTTGCGATTTACAGCTTAGAAAATACTATCAAATTCCAAACGACATGGCTGAAGTGCTGGTATTTCTAGCAGACCATTCGGTGGAAGAAGCAATAGAGACTTTTGGAGTTGAAAACAAGGGGACAATACAGTCCTATATCAATTTTGTGTTGAAAATGGACATGGGTCTTCTGGATGACAACATTATCAAAGAGCTGGTACCTTTGTCGTTAGAGTGGGATGCTTTCTCTGAAATTACCAATGTTATTCTCGAGTTTAAGCCAGGAACGAGTTATGATGTCGCTTTTATTCAGGATTTACTTTCGCTGAACTTATCGGCGGTTGAATTAAGAAGCTACGAGCCGATTCCTTTTTCCGAAACAGTTCAGCTACTTTCCTTATTTAAATATAGCAAGATCTTGTCTATCAAATTGATTACCGCTTGGTCCAAGGAATATTCAGAAAAGCGGATAAAAGATTTAATGGAGACAGATTACAGGCTCAATACGGTTGTACTTCATGGAGCACCGAAAACAAAGCAAGTTAAGTTGTTCAGAGATTCCGCGTCAATTGTCTACAGTCAAAGTAGTCTGAACTCAAACCTGCAATGTGGGGTTATTCAACCTTCTTATTTCAGCACGAGCATAGAGTTGTTTTCCGAAAGCCAACTTCACAATACTTGTCTAAATAGGAAATTGTCAATAGACAAGGATGGCTTCATAAAGAACTGCCCATCGATGAAAGAAAACTATGGTCATTTCTTAGATACGTCTTTAGCAGACATCCTTGCAGATCCCGGCTTTAGGAAGGATTGGTTCATCAATAAAGACAGTATTGAGGTCTGCAAAGATTGCGAATTCCGTCATGTCTGCACGGATTGTAGAGCTTTCACAGAACGAACGCATGTCGACAAGGATGGACGCGATAGATCAAAACCATTGAAATGTGGTTATGACCCCTACAATAATTCATGGGAAGATTGGTCGCAGAATCCGTTGAAACAAGACGCCATCTCTTTCTATCAAATGGAAGATTTAATCGATAAAGCGTAG
- a CDS encoding peptidase domain-containing ABC transporter produces MAKFPFYKQPDAKDCGPTCLRIISKHYGKSLSLQMLRDLSETTREGSSLMGLSRAAEAIGFKTLAVKIDFNTLFEDVPMPCVVFWRKQHFVVVYKVEKSANDYKIYISDPSYGLITYRKEEFLEAWIGKGANETTEEGIVLVLETTPRFDEVEENTDKKFSIYKYLKHYLSKYRKYIVQLAIGLIGGSLLALVLPFLTQSIVDIGIQNQDLNFIYLVLFAQIMLYLGQMSIEMIRAWILLHLSSRINISIVSDFFIKLMRLPIKFFDTRVTADIMQRIGDHSRIEQLLTNSSLQTLFSLINFIIFGMVLLIYNYKLFLVFFFGAIAYVLWITFFLKKRRELDYKQFSQLSEEQGQVMELINGMQEIKMNNAENYKRWQWEGTQIKVFRIKIKALKLEQVQTIGGNIISQLKDVLISFIAASLVVEGKLTLGMMLSVQYIIGQLNTPLIQLVSFIRQFQDAKIALERLNEIHEKDDEEQLDQAKLTDLPEGDIQLNNVSFRYTGSKTSVFEGLNLTIPFEKTTAIVGASGSGKTTLMKILAKFYDADQGTVKIGPTELKNISVHTWRANCGIVMQDGYIFNESIAHNIALGDDSVDKMKLGQAVEVANIKEFIESLPLSYNTKIGYEGLGLSGGQTQRMLIARAVYKEPKFVFFDEATSALDANTEKIITDNLNHFLKGKTAVIIAHRLSTVKNADKIVVLDRGRIVEEGSHAELVARRGEYYRLVKNQLELGN; encoded by the coding sequence ATGGCAAAGTTTCCGTTTTATAAACAACCCGATGCCAAGGACTGTGGACCGACATGTTTGCGAATTATCAGCAAACATTACGGGAAGTCGCTTTCTCTACAGATGTTGCGCGATCTTTCAGAAACAACACGAGAGGGGTCCAGTCTTATGGGACTTAGCCGCGCCGCGGAAGCGATCGGATTCAAAACACTAGCGGTAAAGATCGACTTTAATACGCTTTTTGAAGATGTGCCGATGCCTTGTGTTGTTTTTTGGAGAAAGCAGCACTTTGTGGTCGTTTATAAAGTCGAGAAATCTGCTAATGATTATAAAATTTATATTTCCGATCCCAGCTATGGATTGATAACCTACAGGAAAGAAGAGTTTCTGGAAGCTTGGATTGGGAAAGGCGCCAATGAAACGACCGAAGAAGGCATCGTTTTGGTGCTGGAGACTACGCCGCGTTTTGATGAAGTGGAAGAGAACACGGATAAGAAATTTTCTATCTATAAATACCTTAAACACTATCTCTCAAAATATAGGAAATATATTGTTCAGCTAGCAATCGGACTTATCGGTGGAAGCTTGCTCGCCTTAGTACTCCCGTTTCTGACGCAAAGTATCGTTGATATCGGTATCCAAAATCAGGATCTCAATTTCATTTATTTAGTGCTATTTGCACAAATTATGTTGTATTTGGGGCAGATGAGCATTGAGATGATTCGGGCGTGGATACTGCTGCACTTATCCTCAAGAATTAACATTTCCATTGTATCGGACTTCTTTATCAAGCTGATGCGATTGCCTATTAAGTTCTTCGATACACGCGTAACAGCTGATATTATGCAGCGAATTGGAGACCATTCCAGAATCGAGCAATTGTTGACCAATAGCTCATTGCAAACGCTGTTCTCGCTTATCAATTTCATCATTTTCGGGATGGTGCTGTTGATCTATAATTATAAGCTTTTCCTCGTTTTCTTTTTCGGTGCTATTGCCTATGTGTTATGGATAACCTTTTTCTTAAAGAAGCGTCGAGAATTGGACTATAAGCAGTTTTCCCAGCTATCGGAAGAACAGGGCCAGGTAATGGAACTGATCAATGGTATGCAGGAGATCAAGATGAACAATGCCGAGAACTACAAACGCTGGCAATGGGAGGGCACTCAGATCAAAGTGTTCCGCATTAAGATCAAGGCTTTGAAATTAGAGCAAGTGCAAACGATCGGCGGTAATATCATTAGTCAACTTAAAGATGTATTGATCAGCTTTATTGCTGCTAGTTTGGTTGTTGAAGGGAAATTGACTTTGGGGATGATGTTGTCCGTGCAGTACATTATCGGGCAATTAAATACGCCCTTGATTCAGCTCGTTAGCTTTATTCGTCAATTTCAAGATGCGAAAATTGCTTTGGAACGTCTGAATGAGATTCATGAGAAAGACGATGAAGAACAGCTTGATCAAGCAAAACTTACAGACCTACCGGAAGGCGATATTCAACTTAATAATGTCTCTTTCCGTTATACCGGCTCAAAAACATCGGTATTCGAAGGGCTCAACTTAACCATTCCTTTCGAAAAGACAACTGCAATTGTAGGTGCGAGCGGAAGTGGCAAAACGACCTTGATGAAGATATTGGCGAAGTTTTACGATGCTGATCAGGGAACCGTAAAAATTGGCCCTACGGAGTTGAAGAATATTTCTGTTCATACTTGGAGGGCGAACTGTGGCATTGTTATGCAAGATGGATACATCTTTAATGAAAGTATTGCTCATAATATTGCTTTAGGGGATGATAGTGTAGATAAAATGAAATTGGGTCAAGCAGTGGAAGTGGCGAATATTAAAGAATTTATCGAAAGCTTGCCTTTAAGCTATAATACAAAAATAGGGTATGAAGGCTTAGGCCTTAGTGGCGGACAAACACAAAGGATGCTCATCGCAAGGGCGGTATATAAAGAACCTAAGTTTGTGTTTTTTGATGAGGCTACGAGTGCTTTGGATGCGAATACTGAAAAGATTATTACAGACAACTTGAACCACTTTTTGAAAGGTAAAACAGCGGTGATCATAGCTCACCGCTTATCTACCGTGAAAAATGCAGATAAGATTGTGGTGTTGGATCGTGGCCGAATCGTGGAAGAGGGTAGCCATGCCGAGTTAGTTGCTAGAAGAGGAGAATACTATCGTTTAGTTAAAAATCAGTTGGAACTTGGAAACTAA
- a CDS encoding HlyD family efflux transporter periplasmic adaptor subunit: protein METNRNTLDNIHLRSEQVNDVLENPPHWLIRWGSTVICLVIVLFFTLACIIKYPEFIQGSIVISSQNPPEKIEATVNSRIEKIFVADQKTVKKGEPILVLQSNANYEDILRLKQLLDSVKSNSLAQFPIALTSTFRLGEVQEDYTAFAKAVQDELLFAKLKPYDTEGLTAGKNINDYENRIANMKQQYTIEEAKMELTEKNYQRSEQLQQQGVISALDLENEKIRLLEQRKNFKNTQLSLAQLEESVLNFRKIQAGVQINKTKDESNYASGSILMLERLRKSITQWERSFLIRASIDGKVSYLQFLGENQFVKAGSNLLSILPANRDIIIGQMLIAAQNQGKIQKDQRVLIKLDNYKYQEFGIVTGRIQSLSLTPDKDGKYYVEVALPNGLNTSYDKQLSFDQELTGNADIVTEELTLAQRILDQLRSVLKYQNND, encoded by the coding sequence TTGGAAACTAATAGAAATACATTAGATAATATCCATCTTCGTTCAGAGCAGGTGAACGATGTGTTGGAGAATCCACCGCATTGGCTGATTCGTTGGGGAAGTACGGTGATCTGTTTGGTGATTGTTTTATTTTTTACGCTTGCCTGTATCATCAAATACCCTGAGTTTATTCAGGGATCGATCGTCATCAGTTCGCAGAATCCGCCGGAGAAGATTGAAGCAACAGTAAACTCGAGGATTGAAAAAATATTTGTTGCCGATCAGAAAACGGTGAAGAAAGGGGAACCTATTTTAGTATTACAGTCGAATGCGAACTACGAGGATATTCTTCGCTTAAAGCAGTTGCTAGATAGCGTCAAATCAAATTCCCTAGCTCAATTTCCGATCGCATTGACATCCACTTTTCGACTGGGCGAAGTACAGGAAGATTATACGGCTTTTGCCAAAGCTGTACAGGATGAGTTGCTATTTGCCAAGCTGAAACCTTATGATACTGAGGGATTAACAGCAGGTAAGAATATTAATGACTACGAGAATCGAATTGCCAACATGAAGCAGCAATACACGATCGAAGAGGCTAAAATGGAGCTCACGGAAAAGAACTACCAACGTTCGGAACAGCTGCAGCAACAGGGCGTGATCTCGGCTTTAGATTTGGAAAACGAAAAAATAAGATTGCTAGAGCAACGAAAGAACTTTAAAAATACGCAATTATCGCTTGCGCAGTTAGAGGAGAGTGTGCTAAATTTTAGGAAGATACAAGCGGGTGTTCAGATTAATAAGACTAAGGATGAATCGAATTACGCTAGCGGTAGTATTTTAATGTTAGAGCGACTTCGAAAATCGATCACACAGTGGGAGAGAAGCTTTCTTATTCGGGCATCCATCGACGGGAAAGTTAGCTATTTACAGTTTTTGGGAGAAAATCAGTTTGTCAAGGCTGGCTCAAATTTGCTGAGTATTCTACCTGCGAATCGGGACATCATTATTGGTCAAATGCTGATTGCTGCACAGAATCAAGGGAAGATACAGAAAGATCAACGCGTATTAATTAAGCTTGACAACTACAAATACCAGGAATTTGGCATCGTTACGGGACGTATTCAATCGCTCTCGCTGACACCGGACAAAGACGGGAAGTACTATGTTGAGGTGGCACTGCCGAATGGCCTTAACACCTCATACGACAAGCAGTTGAGCTTTGATCAGGAACTTACCGGCAATGCAGACATCGTAACGGAAGAACTAACGCTTGCACAAAGGATTCTTGACCAGTTGCGAAGTGTATTAAAGTACCAGAATAACGATTAG
- a CDS encoding TolC family protein: protein MQQKLLAAFCALFILSLANRVFAQEEWSLKECMDYAVQQNRNVALSKLDVENKSIDIQIAKREKLPNLNAFSNISSNFGQSQDIFGNNARNDNFSNSIGLSSSVSLLNFGRIKNSVIKTEALVNASKEDVELARRNTRMQVAQAYLQVLLQKEMARLIDSSAIFSSLQLQKIQRSTDLGVTALSVLYEAKANYSRDVQKKAAANQQIDKAILALKYAMNMQEDQEIRIDDKISFVEELSRNDVKVDLYSNMIWNEHPLIKKYQYLNESVIAENKIIRSSLYPSIDLSVNVGSFYFNNLTQGFGKLPYMEQIQNNFSQQVTLSLNVPIYNRNSVKYNLQKNKIVIQQNAEQLALGKQQFNQEMQGYLLDYKNYENQLALSNEALDNTRLAFDISQKSFDAGKISIYDLNTSRANLLNAESETIQVRYNMAFAKLLIQLMATGDITF from the coding sequence ATGCAACAAAAATTATTAGCTGCTTTCTGTGCGTTATTTATCCTGTCGTTAGCGAACCGTGTTTTTGCGCAGGAAGAGTGGTCTCTGAAAGAATGTATGGACTATGCTGTACAACAAAATAGGAACGTGGCCCTATCCAAGTTGGATGTTGAAAATAAATCAATCGATATTCAGATTGCGAAGCGCGAAAAGCTACCTAACTTAAATGCGTTCAGTAATATCTCTAGTAATTTCGGACAGTCACAAGATATCTTTGGAAACAATGCTAGGAACGACAATTTTAGTAATAGCATTGGGCTATCAAGTTCTGTTTCTCTCCTTAACTTCGGACGTATTAAGAACAGTGTAATCAAAACTGAAGCCTTGGTCAATGCTTCAAAAGAGGATGTTGAGCTCGCTAGGCGCAATACGCGCATGCAGGTTGCCCAAGCTTACTTACAAGTGCTTCTACAGAAAGAAATGGCTCGATTGATAGATTCTAGCGCTATTTTCTCCAGCTTGCAGTTGCAGAAGATACAACGATCCACAGACTTAGGTGTTACTGCCTTATCTGTCTTATATGAAGCAAAAGCGAATTACAGTCGCGATGTGCAGAAAAAAGCTGCTGCTAATCAACAAATCGATAAGGCTATTTTGGCACTTAAGTATGCCATGAACATGCAGGAGGATCAAGAAATCCGTATTGATGATAAGATTTCGTTTGTCGAGGAGCTCTCCCGGAACGATGTAAAGGTTGATTTATATTCAAATATGATCTGGAATGAACATCCGCTAATCAAGAAGTATCAGTATTTGAATGAATCTGTCATTGCTGAAAATAAAATCATTCGTTCCAGTCTTTATCCGAGTATCGACTTGAGTGTAAATGTCGGGAGTTTTTACTTCAATAATCTGACTCAGGGGTTCGGAAAGCTCCCTTACATGGAACAGATTCAAAATAACTTTTCTCAGCAAGTAACACTTTCACTAAATGTTCCAATTTATAATCGGAATAGTGTAAAGTATAATCTTCAGAAAAATAAGATTGTAATTCAGCAAAATGCGGAACAACTAGCGCTTGGAAAGCAGCAATTTAATCAAGAGATGCAAGGTTATCTTTTGGATTATAAAAACTACGAGAACCAACTTGCTTTAAGCAATGAGGCGCTAGATAATACTCGATTGGCTTTTGATATCAGCCAGAAGAGTTTTGACGCTGGAAAAATAAGCATATACGACCTGAATACTTCCCGAGCAAACCTCCTGAATGCTGAAAGTGAAACCATACAAGTGCGCTATAACATGGCATTTGCAAAATTGCTTATCCAATTAATGGCAACCGGCGATATAACGTTTTAA
- the arsC gene encoding arsenate reductase (glutaredoxin) (This arsenate reductase requires both glutathione and glutaredoxin to convert arsenate to arsenite, after which the efflux transporter formed by ArsA and ArsB can extrude the arsenite from the cell, providing resistance.), producing the protein MIKIYHNQMCSKSRAALSLLEERGEEFVVTEYLNQVPSKEELEGIVKMLGIRPIDLIRKNEEVFKQNYEDMELDDEQWIDIMIQNPILIERPIVVRDGTAIIGRPIEKVLELLK; encoded by the coding sequence ATGATCAAAATATATCATAATCAAATGTGCAGTAAAAGCCGCGCTGCGTTGAGTCTATTAGAAGAAAGAGGAGAGGAGTTTGTAGTGACGGAATATCTGAATCAAGTTCCTTCGAAAGAGGAGTTAGAAGGGATTGTAAAAATGCTCGGTATAAGACCAATCGATCTCATTCGTAAGAATGAAGAAGTATTTAAGCAGAATTATGAAGATATGGAATTAGATGATGAGCAATGGATTGATATTATGATACAAAATCCTATTTTGATCGAACGCCCAATCGTCGTGAGAGATGGAACAGCAATAATTGGTAGACCAATTGAGAAAGTTCTGGAATTGTTGAAATAG